A genomic window from Streptomyces sp. NBC_00234 includes:
- a CDS encoding (2Fe-2S) ferredoxin domain-containing protein codes for MSRRTRRAAPEPGTPRPTVSVCRGCCCGTEKIPGVDHAGQLRRLKETAGGSATVRAVECLDACEHGNVIVVQPSAEGRRAGGRPVWLGLVNDPDAVADIAAWAADGGPGLADAPDILDLYVFQPSRRVQAELERPGR; via the coding sequence ATGAGCCGCCGCACCCGCAGAGCCGCCCCCGAACCGGGCACGCCCCGGCCCACCGTCAGCGTCTGCCGGGGCTGCTGCTGCGGCACCGAGAAGATTCCCGGCGTCGACCACGCAGGTCAGCTGCGCCGGCTGAAGGAAACCGCGGGCGGGAGCGCCACGGTGCGCGCCGTGGAGTGCCTGGACGCGTGCGAGCACGGCAACGTCATCGTCGTACAGCCCTCCGCCGAGGGCCGCAGGGCGGGCGGCCGGCCGGTCTGGCTCGGGCTGGTCAACGATCCGGACGCGGTGGCCGACATCGCCGCCTGGGCGGCGGACGGGGGCCCCGGCCTCGCCGACGCCCCCGACATCCTCGACCTGTACGTGTTCCAGCCCTCACGCCGTGTGCAGGCGGAGCTGGAGCGCCCCGGCCGCTGA